ATGGACCGGTTCGTCCTCTCGTTTATCGTTCTCTTTGCGGCGATCGACGCCACCATCCGGGCGCTCGGTCTCCCGCGGAACTCGAGCGCATCGGGGGACGGCCCCACCTGTCCGCAGTGCGGGCGCGAACTCGACGAGGAACTCGAGTTCTGTCACTGGTGTACGACGCGTCTCGAGCCCGAACCGGAACCCGACGGCCCCTGAGACGGTCCGCGCGGACGGCTCGAACCCGCCCGACTACTGTTCGATGATACTTTCCTCGACGGCCTCGCCGAAGTGACGAGCCGTGTCCTCGTAGTACAGCGCGAGTTCATCGCCGACCTCGAGGTCCGTCACCGCCGCCCGCCCGTCGCTCGTGGCGACCTTGATCGTCTCGGCGTTCTGGAGCAGGGTTTCGACGCGGTCGCCGTCGGCGGTTTCGAGGGCGACCCGGAACATCGGCCGCTTCTCGATCTTCACGCGACCGACGATCGCCTCACGGGTGTGGCCGTCTGTGTCGACGACCTGGACCTCGTCGCCGCTGCGAAGCTCCGAGAGGTACTTCGTGCCGCCGTCGGGGGTTCGGACGTAGGCGTGGACCGCGCCGGCGTTGACCCGGAACGGCCGCGAGGCGACGTACGGCGACTCGGCGGTTTCGGCGTGGACGAACACCAGCCCCCGCGACATCGAGCCGACGAGCATCCCCTCGTCGTGTTCGAACAGGCTCCCCGTGTCGACGCAGACCCGGTCCGCGCTGCCCACCTGTTCGATGTCGACGACCGCGGCGTACTCGAGGTCGAGGCGCTCGCGGTCGGCGGCGTCGCGAACCTCGACGGTGCGGCGGATCTCGTCGGGGTCGTCGCTGTCGAGGAGGACGGCGTCGGCGCCGATCTCGAGCGTTTCGAAGGCGGTTTTCGCCTCCTCGGCGGTGGTCACGCCTGCGACGAGGGAGGTCTCCTCGCCGATGCGGGCGATCAGGTTCTCGAGCGGGATGATCGTCCAGTCCTCGCCGATGACGATGGTGTACTCCGCCTCCGTCGCGGCGGCCTCGGCGAACGTCTCGTACTCGGTGTCGAGGATGCGGACGTAGGCGCCGCCGTCGACGTCGGCGTCCCGGCGCAGCGTCGAGAGATCGGCCGACCCCGAGAAGTCACTCGGCAGATCGATCGTGCCGTCGCCCTCGCCTTCCTTGCCGACGACGAACGCGTCCGGCTGGACGCCGTCGCCGTCGTCTTCGGGGCTGTCGATCAGCGTGACGTCGCCGCCGGTGCGGAACGCGGCGACGGAGATGTCCCCGAGTTCGCGGACGCGTTCGACGTCGTCCTCGTCGACCAGCACCCAGTCGGCCCCGGCCTCGAGGGCGGTCGTGATTCGGTTTCGTCTGCGCTCCCAGTCGCCGACGGTGTCGTCGGCTTTGACCCAGACTGCTCTCGTCATGGCTCGACCCTCGAACGGAACCGGCTTGAACGTGGCGAAACTGCCAGTCGTCCCGTCCCCGCCGCGGGCGGGTCGGGTCGCCAGCGGTCGCGGTGAACGGCCAAACACGTATACGCGACGCGCCGGTATCGCTCGAGTATGCGAGAGGCCGACGAAACGACGCGCCAGCGGCTGGCCCGGGCGCTCCGCGAGGAGCCGGGGACGCCGAGTGCCCTCGCGGAGCGCTTCGACCTGACACCCGGTTCGGTGCTCCGGCACGTCGAGCACGTCTCCCGATCCGTCGAGGGAACCGGCGAACAGTTCCTGGTCGCGCCGCCGGCGTGTGAGGAGTGCGGGTTCGATCGCTTCGACGACCTGCTGAACCGCCCGTCGCGGTGTCCGTCCTGTAAGAGCGAGTCCGTCACGGAGCCGACGTTCACGATCGAGTGAGTCCGAACACCGATCGTTATCGATACACAGACTGTGTTCGACCGCGGAACGATGTGAAACGAAGTCGATACTAATATCTGTGACGCGGGCTAGTAACCCGATAGAACCGCCGAGCGGGTCGGACACGGCGGCTCGACACGCACCGGGCCGATCCGTCACCGCTCGCGACCGGCTGTGCGTTCGGCTACCCAGCGGTTCGTCCGAGTAACACGCATGACTGTCACGTCACACTCCGGGTTCGGTTGCGCTGAGTTCGTACTGGCACTTCTCGAGTGGCTCGAACACCGCGAGGAACAGCCCGCCGCGATCGACGAGGCGTTTCGACTCCTCGCGAACCACCGGCGGCGGCTGTTCATCGAGGTGATGTGTACCTACCAGGAGGAGGTAACCCTCCCGGACGCCGCAGAGGAGGTGGCAAGCCGCGAAACCGGGCTTCCGGTCGTGGAGATCTCCGCCGAGCGCGTCGCCGACGTCTACATCTCGCTGTACCACGACCACCTGCCGCGACTCGTCGACGCCGACTTACTCGAGTACGACCAGGAACGCGACCTGGTCGCCCCCGTCGCGCTGGCGTAGTACTCCTCGGGCGGCGACGCGTGAGTCGAACCGGCCGGGTGGGATCGGTCGATTCACGCGTTCTGGCGCGGCGAGCCACTAGAACTCCACGTTCGAGCGCGAGGTCCGGTCGGCCGCGTCGGTCTCGAGCGGGCCGACGCCGACGAACTCGTAGTCGTCGTCGGTCAGGTACACGTCCCCGTCTGCGACCGTCGTTTCGACGTCGCGCAGGTACGCGCCCTCACATGGCCCGAACGTACAGCGTCCGGAGTCCGCCTCGAAGTACGCGCCGTGGTTCTCACAGACGATCTCGTCGCCGCGCATCGTCGCACCGTCTCCCTTGTCGAGGGCGACGTGCGTGAAGTGCTGACAGGTGTTTAGCCACCCCGCCACTCCCTCACCGTCTCTGACGAGCAGCGCTTCCCGCGTCTCGCTCGCGTCCCGGTCGCGGACTCGAAAGAGGAACGTCGACGACTCCGGAACGGACTCGAGTGTCGCGATACGGCCTGTCGACTCCATCGCCTGCGGATTATCGGTCGCCGCCTGTGAACGTTCCGAACGCTGGCGTGTCACAGTTGCCGTCCGCTACATCTGCATTGGACGCGCCGAGTCCGGTTCGCAGGACCTCACGCGGGCAATCCCGAGGATTGATAACAGTCGGATTGCAACCACCCTGGTACCAACCTACCCGAGTCAGTATGCAAATTCCTCCGCTCCGTCCCCCCGTGAGAGTCGTCGCCGTCGCGTTCGGTGCGGTTTGTGCGGTCCTGAGCTGGTATCACATCCGCCACGCAATGCTGATGGAGGGCTCGTGGGAGATCGTCCCACAGGCGCTGTTCCCGCTCGTCCTGACCGCGCTGTTGCTCGTCGCCGGCTCGCGCGCCCTCGCCCGCCTCCCCGACCGAGAGGTGCTCCGGCTGGCCGCCTGGATCGTCGTCGGCATGGCGACGCTCGCGCTGGTCGGCGTCTGGATCATCTCCCACCAGCTGGGCCACGGTGACGACTTCACCCACAAGGAGTACGTCGTCGCCAACGCCGTCACCGCCGGGGCGCTTGGCGGCCTCGCCGTCGGCTGGTACAACGCCCAGCGCCAGGTCGCTACGCGAAAGCTGCGTCGACAGAACGAGCGCCTCGAGGCGTTCGCTGGGATCGTCACCCACGACCTGCGAAACCCGCTCGCGGTCGCGATAAGTCACCTCTCGCTGGCCCGCGAGGCGGAGAACCCGCGAACGCACCTCGACGAACTCGAGAACGCCCACAACCGGATGGACGAGATCATCGAGGAACTGCTCGAACTCGCCCGCAGCGGCAACGAGATCAGCGACCTCGAGACGGTCGACCTCGAAGACGTCGCCGTCGACGCCTGGGAGAGCGTCTCGACCGAGGAAGCCTCGCTGGCGGTGACCGAGACGCGCGCGCTCGTGGCCGACCGGATGCGGCTGCTGCGCGTCTTCGAGAACCTCTACCGGAACGCCGTCGAGCACGTCGGCGACGGCGTCCAGGTGCGGGTCGAGGCGACCGCAGACGGCTTTGCCGTCGAGGACGACGGCCCCGGCTACCCCCGCGGGGTCGTCTCGGCGCTCGAGGACGGCAAACACGACCTCAGAAATCCCGCCGGCGCCGGACTCGGGTTGACGATCGTGACGCGGATCGTCGCCGCCCACGGCTGGACGCTGTCGGTCGGCACGAGCGAGACCGGCGGCGCGCGAATCGAGATCAGGGGCGTCTCCGGGCCGGCGTCGTCGTAACCGACGGCTATCGCGAACTCCCGCGTCAGGCCTTCGCCTGCCAGCCGCGCACGCGGTCTGCGCTCACACCCTCGACGGAATCCGCGAGCGAGTCCGGGTCGGCACTCGAGAGATCGTCGATACTCTCGATCCCCGCCGCAGCCAGCTTCTCCGCGGTTTTCGCGCCGATCCCCTCCAGGGACTCGAGCCCCGTGCCCGACTCGGCCTCGCGGGCCTGGAACTCCCGGTAGTTACAGATCGGACAGCCCAGCTCCCAGGGCTCGTCGCCGCTGTGAATCAGGAGTTCGGGGAGGTCGTGTTCCGCACAGCGCTCCTCCGTCACCTCGATCTCGCCTCGGCGAGGCAGCGGCAGCGAGTACTCGCAGTCGGGGTAGCGGGTGCAGCCGACCAGTCGCGAGCCGCTCTGGAGAGTTTTGACGGCGAGCTCTCCCCCCTCGTCTTCTCCGCAGTCGGGACACTCGCCGAGCACCGGCCCCTCGCCGGCCTCCTCGGCCTTACAGAGCGGACAGCCGTGGACGAACGTCTGGCGGCCGGCGAGCATCTTCACCTCGCGGAGGTCGTGGTCCTCGCAGACGTCCTCGAGAATCAACGGTTTCCCCGTCGACGGCAACGGAATCGTGTTCTCGCAGTCGGGGTAGCCGTCGCAGCCGACGAAGTACGAGCCGTAGCGGCTCCGGCGGACCAGGAGATCCTCGCCACACTCCGGACACGGCCCCAGGCGCTTGTCGTCCTTCAGGGACTTGCGGAGGTGGTCGCCGATCTCCTCCCGGGAGTCGGCCAGCTCGGCGAAGATCTTCTCGAGCATCTCGCGGGATTCGTCGGTGACGTCCTCGAGGCCCTTCTCGCCGGCGGCGATGGCGTCCATGTCGGCCTCGAGCTGGGCGGTCATCCCCTCGCTGACGACGCGCTCGGCGTAGTTCTCGGCGGCGTCGACGACCGCCATCGCCAGCTGGGTCGGCCGCGGCGGGTCGCTCTCGATGTAGCCGCGGTCGTACAGCTTTTCGAGGGTGTTGTGGCGGGTCGACTTCGTCCCGATCCCCAGGTCCTCCATCGTCTCGATGAGCCGGGACTGGCCGTACCGGCGCGGGGGCTGGGTCTGCTTGGCCTCGAGTTCGGCGTCGGTGAGCTCGAGGACCTCGCCCTCGTCGACGCCGGGGACGTAGTTCTCGCTTGTGTTGAAGTACGGGTAGACGTCGTGGTAACCCGCCTCGACCAGCCGCTTGCCGTTGGCCTTGAGCCGACAGTCGGCGACCTCCGAGACGACCTTGAGGTGCTCCCAGACGGCCGCCTCGGCGACCGTAGCGTAGTAGCGTCGGACGACGAGTTCGTACACCTCCCACTCGTCGTCGTTCACGTCGCTTCCGCGGGTCGGGATCTCGCCGGTCGGGTGGATCGGCGGGTGGTCGGTCGTCTCCTCGTCGCCCTCGGTGGGGACGATCTCGTCGGCCTCGAGCAGCGACTCGGCGCTCTCGCCCAGCACGGGGTGGCCGACGAACTCCTCGAGCAGTTCCTCGGGATCGAGGTCGGCCGGGTAGACGGTGTTGTCGGTTCGGGGATACGTGATGTAGCCCGCGGTGTAGAGGTCCTCGGCGATCGACATCGCCCGCTTGGCGGAGTACCCCAGCGCGCTCGCCGCCCGGATGAACTGCGTGGTGTTGAACGGCGCCGGCGGTTTGTCGGTGCGAGTGCGCCGGTTGACGTCGACGACCGTCGCCGTCTCGGCGCTCGAGAGCGTCTCGTACACCTCCTCGGCGGCGGCCTCCTCCCAGACCCGCTCGGCCTCGTTGTCCTCGTCGTCGCGGTAGAAGTACTGGGACTCGAAGGCGTCGCCGTCGTCGTTTTCGAGGTCCGCAAAGAGCTCCCAGTAGTCCTCGGGGTCGAACGCCTGGATCTCGCGTTCGCGGTCGACGATCAGCTTGAGCGTGGGCGACTGGACCCGGCCCACCGAGATGAAGTCGTTGCCGAGTTGTCCCGCCGAGAGCGAGAGAAACCGGGTGAGCGCGGCACCCCAGATGAGGTCGATGATCTGGCGCGCCTCGCCGGCGGCGGCCAGATCGAAGTCCAGGTCGTCGGGTTCGGAAAACGCGTTCTGCACTTCGTTTTCGGTGATCGAGGAGAACCGCACGCGCTGGATGGGAACGTCATCGTTCGCCTCGCGGACGATCTCGTAGGCCTCCTTTCCGATGAGTTCGCCCTCGCGGTCGTAGTCGGTCGCGATCGTTGCGACCTCCGCCTTCCGGGAGAGCAGTCGGAGCGTAGCGACGATGTTCTCCTTCGTCGCCGTCTTCTCGATGCTCGCGTCGATCAACTCGACGGGTTCGACGTCCCGCCAGTCGGAGTACTCCGGCGGGAAGTCGACGCCGACGACGTGTCCCGACAGCCCCACGCAGCGCTTGCCGCCCCACTCGTAGACGTTGACGCCGTTCTCCCGGCTCGAGTCGAACGTTCCGCCGCTCAGAATGTCGGCGATCCGCCGCGCGGCGTTGTCCTTCTCGGTAATAATCAGCTCCACGGCGAGTCACCTCCCGGTACGCGCATCTCGGTCATCGGGGTTCGCTACGACCGAGTCCCGGATAACCCTTTCGCCCAAAATCGGGAGACTGCGTGGGTGTGCGCGGTGCGCGGGTGCTCGCGCGAGGCGGATACCCGGCGTCTCGAGCTGATCGGGGTGGGGTCTCGAGCCGGCCGGTGACGAGACGACTCTCGAGTCAGCGCCGGTGGAGCCGCCAGCGGTCGATGTAGAGGCTCAGGTCGTCGCCGTCGCGCTCGAAGCGCACGGGCTGGCGGTTCCCCGCGGCGGTCAGCGCGTAGAACTCGCCCGCCGCGACGTCCTCCGGGATCAGGGTCGTCCACGAGCCCTCGCCGATGGGGCCGCCCACGCGCAGCCGGAGGACCCCGCCCTCGGCTTCGACTTCGGCCTCCTTGATTCCCCGGTAGGACTCGTACTCGCCCGAGAGCTCGGCGAAGCGGCGCTTTCGCTCGAAGAACGGCAGTTCGCGGGGGTCCGCTCCCGCGAGAGCGGCGAAGACGCCCGTCCCGAGTTCCGCGAGACCGTACCCCGGGGAGGTGTTCGCGAGCAGCGCGATCCCGAGGTCGCACTCGAGGCTGAATCCCACGTACGCGCTCGAGACGGCGATCGAGCCCCCGTGGCCGATCAGCTCGTGGCCGGCGACGTCGCGGGTCCGCCAGCCGTAGCCGTACGGCCCGGCCGGCGTGTCGGCGTGGGCGCCGTACTGGGTCTCGAGGGCCTCCCGTCCCACCAGCCGCTCGCCGCCGAACTCGCCGCCCTGGAGGTGGAACCGAACGTAGTTCGCCAGGTCCGTCACGGGGGCGAGTAACCCGCCGGCGGCGGCGCTTCGCTCGCGGACCGGCAGCGCCGACTCCTCGGGCTCGCCGTCCTCGAGCGCGTACGGCGTCATCCGGTCCTCGAACGCCTCGAAGCGGTCCCCGTCGTAGGTCGAGCGGCGCATCCCGAGGGGCTCGAGGATCTCCGCCTCGACGTAGTCGGTGAAGCCGACGCCCGAAACCGCCTCGACGACGTCGCCGAGCATGGTGTACCCCGAGTTGCAGTACGCCCACCGCTCGCCCGGTTCGGCCGCGATCTCCCCGCGGGCGCCCTCGACGTGGGCGTAGAAATCCGCTCGGCTCCCGAGCGGCACGCCGGCCTCGCCGACGCCCATCTGGCGGGCGATCAGCGCCTCGCTCGTCGCGAGCGAGGGGTAGCCCGAGGTGTGGGTCAGCAGGTGGTGGGGCGTAATCTCCTCGGGGACGTCCGCCGAGAGGTACTCCGTCACCGACTCTTCGAGCCCGAGTTCGCCCGCGTCCACCAGTTGCATCACGGCGAGGGCGGCGAACGACTTCGAGACCGAGCCGATGCCGTAGACGGTCTCGGGCGTCGCGGGCTCGTTCGTCTCGAGGTCCCGGGAGCCGTAGCCGGCGGCGTACGCGACGCCCGTCTCCGCCGACCCGTCCACCACCGCGAGGCTCAGCCCCGGAATGGCGTCCTCGCGCATTCGCTCGCGGAGGAGGTCGTCGATGGTCCGTCTCGTCTCGGCCTCGAGTGAGGGTGGCATGGTGGCGACCTGTCGGCACGTCACTATCAATGTTCAGGTGGCGTACGCTCTGGCCGGTTACCGAGAGCCGGCAACCGCGAACGGGAGGGTAGCTCTTTTCACCCGACCGCGTGACTCTCACGGGAGTGAGCGACACCGAGCGAAAGCGGATCGACATGACGACGGGCGCGATCCCGTCGAAGCTGTTACACCTGGCGTGGCCGCTCGTGCTCGGCAACCTGCTGC
Above is a genomic segment from Natrononativus amylolyticus containing:
- a CDS encoding zinc ribbon domain-containing protein, whose translation is MTWFRALVAAGLSVILPGAGHALLRDWVRALLFAGLFVSAVAIFLPTDQLSAASSMTGAVDTAMEGTGTMDRFVLSFIVLFAAIDATIRALGLPRNSSASGDGPTCPQCGRELDEELEFCHWCTTRLEPEPEPDGP
- a CDS encoding 3-dehydroquinate synthase II, with the protein product MTRAVWVKADDTVGDWERRRNRITTALEAGADWVLVDEDDVERVRELGDISVAAFRTGGDVTLIDSPEDDGDGVQPDAFVVGKEGEGDGTIDLPSDFSGSADLSTLRRDADVDGGAYVRILDTEYETFAEAAATEAEYTIVIGEDWTIIPLENLIARIGEETSLVAGVTTAEEAKTAFETLEIGADAVLLDSDDPDEIRRTVEVRDAADRERLDLEYAAVVDIEQVGSADRVCVDTGSLFEHDEGMLVGSMSRGLVFVHAETAESPYVASRPFRVNAGAVHAYVRTPDGGTKYLSELRSGDEVQVVDTDGHTREAIVGRVKIEKRPMFRVALETADGDRVETLLQNAETIKVATSDGRAAVTDLEVGDELALYYEDTARHFGEAVEESIIEQ
- a CDS encoding transcriptional regulator; the encoded protein is MREADETTRQRLARALREEPGTPSALAERFDLTPGSVLRHVEHVSRSVEGTGEQFLVAPPACEECGFDRFDDLLNRPSRCPSCKSESVTEPTFTIE
- a CDS encoding DUF7344 domain-containing protein; this encodes MTVTSHSGFGCAEFVLALLEWLEHREEQPAAIDEAFRLLANHRRRLFIEVMCTYQEEVTLPDAAEEVASRETGLPVVEISAERVADVYISLYHDHLPRLVDADLLEYDQERDLVAPVALA
- a CDS encoding Rieske (2Fe-2S) protein; amino-acid sequence: MESTGRIATLESVPESSTFLFRVRDRDASETREALLVRDGEGVAGWLNTCQHFTHVALDKGDGATMRGDEIVCENHGAYFEADSGRCTFGPCEGAYLRDVETTVADGDVYLTDDDYEFVGVGPLETDAADRTSRSNVEF
- a CDS encoding sensor histidine kinase; amino-acid sequence: MRVVAVAFGAVCAVLSWYHIRHAMLMEGSWEIVPQALFPLVLTALLLVAGSRALARLPDREVLRLAAWIVVGMATLALVGVWIISHQLGHGDDFTHKEYVVANAVTAGALGGLAVGWYNAQRQVATRKLRRQNERLEAFAGIVTHDLRNPLAVAISHLSLAREAENPRTHLDELENAHNRMDEIIEELLELARSGNEISDLETVDLEDVAVDAWESVSTEEASLAVTETRALVADRMRLLRVFENLYRNAVEHVGDGVQVRVEATADGFAVEDDGPGYPRGVVSALEDGKHDLRNPAGAGLGLTIVTRIVAAHGWTLSVGTSETGGARIEIRGVSGPASS
- a CDS encoding DNA topoisomerase I, producing MELIITEKDNAARRIADILSGGTFDSSRENGVNVYEWGGKRCVGLSGHVVGVDFPPEYSDWRDVEPVELIDASIEKTATKENIVATLRLLSRKAEVATIATDYDREGELIGKEAYEIVREANDDVPIQRVRFSSITENEVQNAFSEPDDLDFDLAAAGEARQIIDLIWGAALTRFLSLSAGQLGNDFISVGRVQSPTLKLIVDREREIQAFDPEDYWELFADLENDDGDAFESQYFYRDDEDNEAERVWEEAAAEEVYETLSSAETATVVDVNRRTRTDKPPAPFNTTQFIRAASALGYSAKRAMSIAEDLYTAGYITYPRTDNTVYPADLDPEELLEEFVGHPVLGESAESLLEADEIVPTEGDEETTDHPPIHPTGEIPTRGSDVNDDEWEVYELVVRRYYATVAEAAVWEHLKVVSEVADCRLKANGKRLVEAGYHDVYPYFNTSENYVPGVDEGEVLELTDAELEAKQTQPPRRYGQSRLIETMEDLGIGTKSTRHNTLEKLYDRGYIESDPPRPTQLAMAVVDAAENYAERVVSEGMTAQLEADMDAIAAGEKGLEDVTDESREMLEKIFAELADSREEIGDHLRKSLKDDKRLGPCPECGEDLLVRRSRYGSYFVGCDGYPDCENTIPLPSTGKPLILEDVCEDHDLREVKMLAGRQTFVHGCPLCKAEEAGEGPVLGECPDCGEDEGGELAVKTLQSGSRLVGCTRYPDCEYSLPLPRRGEIEVTEERCAEHDLPELLIHSGDEPWELGCPICNYREFQAREAESGTGLESLEGIGAKTAEKLAAAGIESIDDLSSADPDSLADSVEGVSADRVRGWQAKA
- a CDS encoding serine hydrolase translates to MPPSLEAETRRTIDDLLRERMREDAIPGLSLAVVDGSAETGVAYAAGYGSRDLETNEPATPETVYGIGSVSKSFAALAVMQLVDAGELGLEESVTEYLSADVPEEITPHHLLTHTSGYPSLATSEALIARQMGVGEAGVPLGSRADFYAHVEGARGEIAAEPGERWAYCNSGYTMLGDVVEAVSGVGFTDYVEAEILEPLGMRRSTYDGDRFEAFEDRMTPYALEDGEPEESALPVRERSAAAGGLLAPVTDLANYVRFHLQGGEFGGERLVGREALETQYGAHADTPAGPYGYGWRTRDVAGHELIGHGGSIAVSSAYVGFSLECDLGIALLANTSPGYGLAELGTGVFAALAGADPRELPFFERKRRFAELSGEYESYRGIKEAEVEAEGGVLRLRVGGPIGEGSWTTLIPEDVAAGEFYALTAAGNRQPVRFERDGDDLSLYIDRWRLHRR